The Lates calcarifer isolate ASB-BC8 linkage group LG6, TLL_Latcal_v3, whole genome shotgun sequence genome includes a region encoding these proteins:
- the dclre1b gene encoding 5' exonuclease Apollo isoform X1, translating into MSGNGRVIPDTPLAVDFWLVRKCPGTRLFFLSHMHSDHTVGLTSTWSNRPIYCSPTTAALLRLKLQVKEQWIHPLELGEPYLLPLDDIGKEKLTVTLIDANHCPGAVMFLFEGYFGSILHTGDFRYAPSMLREPCLRTNTTIDVLYLDNTNCDPNRTLPSRQRATQQIKEIIRSHPNHNVVIGLYALGKESLLLELAMEFKTWIEVSFERMETLKVLELPDVFTTDLGAGRIRVVMQSEISSAALYQWNKEHPTLAIVPTSRPLVSFHPSVYVVPYSDHSSYQELEDFVSALKPTSIVPIVGNCVPEYLSALLPSKKRHEILVPESVRHYMLRQPESELSSSVYTSLRRRLFKPPPKGVVFESPLRGFVGSCEDVCEAECLEQDAPEEETDIESSEKDSEYILVDISKKLTPNKNRGGAGDMWSLNIVQTVSEDMVMAEPVALSQLTQRNFAPVEILTNSSVCLKPVSTTRIPFETNTKILNETGSRQHSSSQQSEHENVENIHTLSHDDSMSQYSGHGIDQDNNITSDDNNVSRHAGCENDWDNSVTLLQRSPDTNSSSLWNELREEYLQELENNILKNLPFTEEDFEPWGLLPQSFVKQFALSPQNDAREDDMSGK; encoded by the exons ATGTCCGGCAATGGGAGAGTCATCCCGGACACCCCGTTGGCCGTAGACTTCTGGCTGGTGCGGAAGTGTCCCGGCACCCGGCTGTTTTTCTTGTCCCACATGCATAGCGACCACACGGTGGGTTTGACCTCCACCTGGAGCAACCGGCCCATCTATTGTTCACCGACCACTGCTGCACTGCTCAGACTCAAACTACAG GTGAAAGAGCAGTGGATCCATCCACTAGAGCTGGGTGAGCCATACCTGCTGCCACTGGATGACATTGGCAAGGAGAAGCTAACAGTCACCCTGATAGATGCCAACCACTGTCCAGGGGCtgtcatgtttctctttgaagGCTACTTTGGCTCTATACTGCACACTG GTGACTTCAGATATGCCCCCTCAATGCTGCGTGAGCCATGCCTGAGGACAAACACCACTATAGATGTCCTGTACCTGGACAACACCAACTGTGACCCCAACCGCACCTTACCATCCAGACAGCGAGCCACTCAACAAATCAAAGAAATCATCCGCAGCCACCCCAACCACAATGTTGTCATAG GTCTGTATGCACTGGGAAAGGAGTCCCTGCTGTTGGAGCTGGCGATGGAGTTTAAAACCTGGATTGAGGTGAGCTTTGAGAGGATGGAGACCCTCAAAGTTCTAGAGCTGCCTGATGTTTTCACCACTGACCTGGGAGCTGGTCGAATACGAGTTGTGATGCAGTCAGAGATCTCTTCTGCCGCTTTGTACCAGTGGAACAAAGAACATCCCACTTTGGCCATCGTCCCCACCAGCAGGCCCCTGGTATCCTTCCACCCCAGCGTCTATGTGGTGCCCTACTCCGACCACTCCTCTTATCAAGAGCTGGAGGATTTTGTCTCTGCGCTTAAACCTACCTCCATTGTGCCCATTGTAGGAAACTGTGTACCTGAATATCTCTCTGCCTTACTGCCCAGCAAAAAGCGCCATGAAATCCTGGTGCCTGAGTCAGTCCGACACTACATGTTGAGACAGCCTGAGAGTGAGCTCAGCTCATCAGTATACACCAGCCTTCGCCGCAGACTCTTCAAACCTCCCCCCAAAGGGGTGGTATTTGAGTCTCCTCTGAGGGGATTCGTGGGGTCATGCGAAGATGTCTGTGAAGCAGAATGCCTGGAGCAGGATGCTCCcgaggaagagacagacatagAAAGTAGTGAAAAGGACTCTGAGTATATCCTTGTGGATATTAGCAAGAAACTCACCCCtaacaaaaacagaggaggggCTGGAGACATGTGGAGCCTCAATATTGTCCAGACAGTCTCTGAAGATATGGTGATGGCAGAGCCGGTGGCTCTTAGTCAACTCACCCAGAGAAACTTTGCTCCAGTGGAAATTCTGACAAACTCCAGCGTCTGCTTGAAGCCTGTCAGTACGACAAGAATCCCTTTTGAAACGAATACCAAAATACTAAACGAGACAGGATCAAGGCAACATAGCAGTAGTCAACAAAGTGAACATGAAAACGTTGAGAACATCCACACGCTGTCACATGATGACAGCATGAGTCAATACAGTGGGCATGGAATCGATCAGGACAACAACATAACATCAGACGACAATAACGTGAGTCGGCACGCTGGATGTGAAAATGATTGGGACAACAGTGTGACATTATTGCAGAGAAGCCCAGATACCAATTCATCTAGCCTCTGGAATGAGCTGAGGGAAGAGTATCTGCAGGAGcttgaaaacaatattttaaagaACCTACCCTTCACAGAGGAGGACTTTGAGCCCTGGGGCCTCCTGCCACAGAGCTTTGTGAAACAGTTCGCCCTCTCTCCCCAAAATGATGCAAGAGAGGATGACATGTCAGGAAAATAA
- the dclre1b gene encoding 5' exonuclease Apollo isoform X2, whose translation MFLFEGYFGSILHTGDFRYAPSMLREPCLRTNTTIDVLYLDNTNCDPNRTLPSRQRATQQIKEIIRSHPNHNVVIGLYALGKESLLLELAMEFKTWIEVSFERMETLKVLELPDVFTTDLGAGRIRVVMQSEISSAALYQWNKEHPTLAIVPTSRPLVSFHPSVYVVPYSDHSSYQELEDFVSALKPTSIVPIVGNCVPEYLSALLPSKKRHEILVPESVRHYMLRQPESELSSSVYTSLRRRLFKPPPKGVVFESPLRGFVGSCEDVCEAECLEQDAPEEETDIESSEKDSEYILVDISKKLTPNKNRGGAGDMWSLNIVQTVSEDMVMAEPVALSQLTQRNFAPVEILTNSSVCLKPVSTTRIPFETNTKILNETGSRQHSSSQQSEHENVENIHTLSHDDSMSQYSGHGIDQDNNITSDDNNVSRHAGCENDWDNSVTLLQRSPDTNSSSLWNELREEYLQELENNILKNLPFTEEDFEPWGLLPQSFVKQFALSPQNDAREDDMSGK comes from the exons atgtttctctttgaagGCTACTTTGGCTCTATACTGCACACTG GTGACTTCAGATATGCCCCCTCAATGCTGCGTGAGCCATGCCTGAGGACAAACACCACTATAGATGTCCTGTACCTGGACAACACCAACTGTGACCCCAACCGCACCTTACCATCCAGACAGCGAGCCACTCAACAAATCAAAGAAATCATCCGCAGCCACCCCAACCACAATGTTGTCATAG GTCTGTATGCACTGGGAAAGGAGTCCCTGCTGTTGGAGCTGGCGATGGAGTTTAAAACCTGGATTGAGGTGAGCTTTGAGAGGATGGAGACCCTCAAAGTTCTAGAGCTGCCTGATGTTTTCACCACTGACCTGGGAGCTGGTCGAATACGAGTTGTGATGCAGTCAGAGATCTCTTCTGCCGCTTTGTACCAGTGGAACAAAGAACATCCCACTTTGGCCATCGTCCCCACCAGCAGGCCCCTGGTATCCTTCCACCCCAGCGTCTATGTGGTGCCCTACTCCGACCACTCCTCTTATCAAGAGCTGGAGGATTTTGTCTCTGCGCTTAAACCTACCTCCATTGTGCCCATTGTAGGAAACTGTGTACCTGAATATCTCTCTGCCTTACTGCCCAGCAAAAAGCGCCATGAAATCCTGGTGCCTGAGTCAGTCCGACACTACATGTTGAGACAGCCTGAGAGTGAGCTCAGCTCATCAGTATACACCAGCCTTCGCCGCAGACTCTTCAAACCTCCCCCCAAAGGGGTGGTATTTGAGTCTCCTCTGAGGGGATTCGTGGGGTCATGCGAAGATGTCTGTGAAGCAGAATGCCTGGAGCAGGATGCTCCcgaggaagagacagacatagAAAGTAGTGAAAAGGACTCTGAGTATATCCTTGTGGATATTAGCAAGAAACTCACCCCtaacaaaaacagaggaggggCTGGAGACATGTGGAGCCTCAATATTGTCCAGACAGTCTCTGAAGATATGGTGATGGCAGAGCCGGTGGCTCTTAGTCAACTCACCCAGAGAAACTTTGCTCCAGTGGAAATTCTGACAAACTCCAGCGTCTGCTTGAAGCCTGTCAGTACGACAAGAATCCCTTTTGAAACGAATACCAAAATACTAAACGAGACAGGATCAAGGCAACATAGCAGTAGTCAACAAAGTGAACATGAAAACGTTGAGAACATCCACACGCTGTCACATGATGACAGCATGAGTCAATACAGTGGGCATGGAATCGATCAGGACAACAACATAACATCAGACGACAATAACGTGAGTCGGCACGCTGGATGTGAAAATGATTGGGACAACAGTGTGACATTATTGCAGAGAAGCCCAGATACCAATTCATCTAGCCTCTGGAATGAGCTGAGGGAAGAGTATCTGCAGGAGcttgaaaacaatattttaaagaACCTACCCTTCACAGAGGAGGACTTTGAGCCCTGGGGCCTCCTGCCACAGAGCTTTGTGAAACAGTTCGCCCTCTCTCCCCAAAATGATGCAAGAGAGGATGACATGTCAGGAAAATAA